A single region of the Pyricularia oryzae 70-15 chromosome 4, whole genome shotgun sequence genome encodes:
- a CDS encoding alpha/beta hydrolase: MVSFTTLLLAAAASLSTEARNVPRDSPVWLTLPPTPQLPSPISNKLYPINGVNLWLQKYNEAKGGVPIVVSHGGLGSSEYFGAVIQELIKRGYYVVASDRRGHGRSTFNANDVFTYDMFAQDQDALLKAVGINKYIFVGWSDGAIQGLSALMDPKLAAPMQKAFLFGTTASPADTNVNFPKTAIFNDFVTRVATEYPTLQPKADFKAFAGKVSTLESTLPNFTAADFAKIDGTKVTMVEADHEEAVNKGTGLRISKQIPGSKFVSLQGGSHFSPVQIPAKFADAIEAFLKA; this comes from the coding sequence ATGGTCTCCttcaccaccctcctcctcgccgccgcggcaTCCCTCTCCACCGAGGCCCGCAACGTCCCCCGCGACTCGCCAGTCTGGCTCACGCTCCCCCCGACCCCGCAGCTCCCGTCGCCAATCTCAAACAAGCTGTACCCCATCAACGGCGTGAATCTGTGGCTGCAAAAGTACAACGAGGCCAAGGGCGGCGTCCCGATCGTCGTGTCCCACGGCGGCCTGGGCTCCAGCGAGTACTTTGGCGCCGTGATCCAGGAGCTCATCAAGCGGGGCTACTACGTCGTGGCCAGCGACCGCCGCGGCCACGGGCGCAGCACCTTCAACGCCAACGACGTCTTCACGTACGACATGTTTGCGCAGGACCAGGACGCGCTGCTCAAGGCCGTCGGCATCAACAAGTACATCTTTGTGGGCTGGTCCGACGGCGCCATCCAGGGCCTGTCGGCGCTCATGGACCCCAAGCTGGCCGCGCCCATGCAAAAGGCTTTCCTCTTTGGCACCACCGCGAGCCCCGCCGACACAAACGTCAACTTTCCAAAGACCGCCATCTTCAACGACTTTGTGACGCGCGTCGCCACCGAGTACCCCACGCTGCAGCCCAAGGCGGACTTCAAGGCCTTTGCCGGCAAGGTCAGCACGCTCGAGAGCACGCTGCCAAACTTCACCGCGGCCGACTTTGCAAAGATTGACGGCACAAAGGTCACCATGGTCGAGGCGGACCACGAGGAGGCAGTCAACAAGGGCACCGGCCTGAGGATCAGCAAGCAGATCCCCGGGAGCAAGTTCGTCTCGCTCCAGGGCGGCAGCCACTTTTCGCCAGTGCAGATCCCGGCCAAGTTTGCCGACGCCATCGAGGCTTTCTTGAAGGCGTAA